From the uncultured Trichococcus sp. genome, one window contains:
- the rpmC gene encoding 50S ribosomal protein L29 encodes MKANELKELSTAEMIEKEKQFKDELFNLRFQLATGQLENTARLKEVRKSIARIKTVLRQQELQK; translated from the coding sequence ATGAAGGCTAATGAACTTAAAGAGTTATCCACTGCTGAAATGATTGAAAAAGAAAAACAATTCAAAGATGAATTATTCAATCTACGATTCCAACTTGCAACCGGACAGTTAGAAAATACTGCCCGCTTGAAAGAAGTACGCAAATCAATTGCACGTATTAAAACTGTATTGCGACAACAAGAATTGCAAAAATAG
- the rplP gene encoding 50S ribosomal protein L16 — MLVPKRVKHRREFRGKMRGEAKGGKEVVFGEYGLQAVDSHWITNRQIEAARIAMTRYMKRGGKVWIKIFPHKSYTSKAIGVRMGSGKGAPEGWVSPVKRGKIMFEVAGVPEEVAREALRLASHKLPVKTKIVKRKEIGGESNEG; from the coding sequence ATGTTAGTACCTAAACGTGTAAAACACCGTCGTGAGTTCCGTGGAAAAATGCGCGGAGAAGCTAAAGGCGGCAAAGAAGTAGTATTCGGCGAATATGGTTTGCAAGCTGTTGACTCTCATTGGATCACAAACCGTCAGATCGAAGCTGCTCGTATCGCTATGACTCGTTACATGAAACGTGGTGGGAAAGTTTGGATCAAAATATTCCCTCACAAATCATATACATCCAAAGCTATCGGAGTCCGTATGGGTTCTGGTAAAGGGGCACCTGAAGGTTGGGTATCTCCAGTTAAACGCGGCAAAATCATGTTCGAAGTAGCAGGCGTCCCTGAAGAAGTGGCACGCGAAGCTCTACGTCTTGCATCTCACAAATTGCCAGTTAAAACAAAAATTGTAAAACGTAAAGAAATTGGTGGTGAATCGAATGAAGGCTAA
- the rpsC gene encoding 30S ribosomal protein S3, which translates to MGQKINPLGLRVGIIRDWDAKWYAEKDFAAFLHEDLRIRKYIEKNLSEASVSKIEIERAANRVNVSIHTAKPGMVIGKGGSEVDKTRKELNELTGKKVHINIVEIKRPDLDAKLVAEGIAKQLENRVAFRRAQKQAIQRTMRSGAKGIKTQVSGRLNGADIARAETHAEGTVPLHTLRADIDYAWEEADTTYGKLGVKVWIYRGEVLPAKKTTEKGGK; encoded by the coding sequence GTGGGTCAAAAAATTAATCCATTAGGTTTGCGTGTTGGGATCATTCGTGACTGGGATGCTAAATGGTACGCTGAAAAAGATTTCGCAGCTTTCTTACATGAAGATTTACGTATCCGTAAATACATCGAAAAGAACTTAAGCGAAGCTTCTGTTTCTAAAATCGAAATCGAACGTGCCGCTAACCGCGTGAACGTTTCTATCCATACTGCCAAACCTGGTATGGTAATCGGTAAAGGTGGTTCTGAAGTTGATAAAACTCGTAAAGAGTTGAATGAACTGACTGGTAAAAAAGTACACATCAACATCGTGGAAATCAAAAGACCAGACTTGGATGCTAAATTGGTTGCTGAAGGTATCGCTAAACAGTTGGAAAACCGTGTAGCTTTCCGTCGTGCACAAAAACAAGCTATCCAACGTACAATGAGATCTGGCGCTAAAGGGATCAAAACGCAAGTTTCTGGTCGTTTGAATGGTGCAGATATCGCTCGTGCTGAAACTCATGCTGAAGGAACTGTTCCATTGCATACATTGCGTGCGGACATCGACTACGCTTGGGAAGAAGCAGACACTACTTATGGTAAACTAGGCGTTAAAGTTTGGATTTACCGTGGTGAAGTTTTACCAGCAAAAAAAACAACTGAGAAAGGAGGGAAATAA
- the rplV gene encoding 50S ribosomal protein L22: MPEQITAAKASAQTVRIAARKVRLVVDLIRGKSIGEAISILKFTPRGASPVVEKVLMSAIANAEHNYDLDIENLVVSEAYVNEGPTMKRFRPRAKGSASPILKRTSHITIVVSEKKEG; encoded by the coding sequence ATGCCAGAACAAATCACAGCTGCAAAAGCATCTGCACAAACTGTTCGCATTGCCGCTCGTAAGGTTCGTTTAGTAGTGGATCTTATCAGAGGCAAGAGCATCGGAGAAGCAATCTCCATTCTGAAATTCACACCGCGTGGCGCTTCGCCCGTTGTAGAAAAAGTGTTGATGTCAGCAATTGCTAATGCAGAACATAATTATGATTTAGATATCGAAAACTTGGTAGTAAGCGAGGCTTATGTTAACGAAGGACCGACAATGAAACGTTTCCGTCCACGTGCAAAAGGTTCAGCTTCACCAATCTTGAAACGTACTAGCCACATCACAATCGTGGTATCAGAAAAGAAGGAGGGATAA
- the rpsS gene encoding 30S ribosomal protein S19 encodes MGRSLKKGPFVDEHLIKKVEAALASEKKQVIKTWSRRSTIFPQFIGQTIAVYDGRKHVPVYIQEDMVGHKLGEFAPTRTYRGHAADDKKTGRR; translated from the coding sequence ATGGGTCGTAGTTTGAAAAAAGGACCTTTTGTCGATGAACATTTAATTAAGAAAGTTGAAGCTGCTCTAGCAAGCGAAAAGAAACAAGTAATCAAAACTTGGTCTCGCCGCTCTACAATTTTCCCACAATTCATCGGACAAACGATTGCAGTTTATGATGGAAGAAAACACGTTCCAGTTTACATTCAAGAAGACATGGTAGGACACAAATTAGGAGAATTCGCTCCAACAAGAACATACCGTGGCCATGCCGCAGACGACAAGAAAACAGGTCGCCGTTAA
- the rplB gene encoding 50S ribosomal protein L2, which translates to MAIKKYKPTTNGRRNMTGSDFAEITKTTPEKSLIEPIKRKAGRNNQGKITVRHQAGGHKRAYRVIDFKRNKDGVVGIVKAVEYDPNRTANIALIQYVDGIKTYIIAPKGIEVGQQIESGVGSDIKIGNAMPLANIPVGTVIHNIETKPGKGGQLIRSAGTSAQVLGQEGKYTLVRLNSSEVRLILSTCRATIGSVGNEQHELINIGKAGRNRWLGKRPTVRGSVMNPNDHPHGGGEGKSPIGRKAPVTPWGKPALGYKTRSKKAKSSKLIVRGRKK; encoded by the coding sequence GTGGCGATTAAGAAATACAAACCTACCACAAATGGCCGTCGTAATATGACTGGTTCTGATTTCGCAGAGATCACAAAAACAACACCTGAGAAATCTTTGATCGAACCAATCAAAAGAAAAGCCGGTCGCAACAACCAAGGTAAAATTACCGTTCGTCATCAAGCTGGTGGACACAAACGTGCTTACCGTGTGATCGACTTCAAACGTAATAAAGATGGAGTCGTTGGAATCGTCAAAGCTGTCGAGTACGATCCAAACCGCACTGCAAACATCGCGTTGATCCAATATGTTGATGGAATCAAAACTTACATCATTGCCCCTAAAGGCATCGAAGTAGGCCAACAAATCGAATCTGGAGTAGGATCTGATATCAAAATCGGAAACGCAATGCCATTGGCAAACATCCCAGTCGGTACTGTTATCCATAACATCGAAACAAAACCAGGCAAAGGCGGTCAATTGATCCGTTCAGCTGGTACAAGTGCTCAAGTACTTGGACAAGAAGGTAAATATACATTAGTTCGTTTGAACTCAAGCGAAGTACGTTTAATCCTTTCAACTTGCCGTGCAACAATCGGTTCAGTAGGTAACGAACAACACGAATTGATCAACATCGGTAAAGCCGGACGTAACCGTTGGTTGGGTAAACGCCCTACAGTCCGCGGTTCTGTAATGAACCCTAACGATCACCCACACGGTGGTGGTGAAGGTAAATCTCCAATCGGACGCAAAGCGCCAGTTACTCCTTGGGGTAAACCTGCTCTTGGTTACAAAACTCGTAGCAAGAAAGCTAAATCTAGCAAGCTGATCGTTCGCGGACGTAAAAAATAA
- the rplW gene encoding 50S ribosomal protein L23: protein MEATDVIKRPIITEASMLAMDEKKYTFEVDVRANKTLVKQSVEALFGVDVKNVNIMNVRGKLKRMGKYKGYTKKRRKAIITLTENSKTIELFEN, encoded by the coding sequence ATGGAAGCAACAGACGTTATCAAACGCCCAATCATTACGGAAGCTTCTATGCTTGCGATGGATGAGAAGAAATATACCTTTGAAGTAGATGTACGTGCTAACAAAACGTTGGTTAAACAATCTGTAGAAGCATTGTTCGGCGTAGACGTTAAAAACGTAAACATCATGAATGTTCGCGGCAAACTTAAACGTATGGGTAAATACAAAGGCTATACAAAAAAACGCCGTAAAGCAATCATTACTTTGACTGAAAATTCTAAAACAATCGAATTATTCGAAAATTAA
- the rplD gene encoding 50S ribosomal protein L4, producing MPNVALFKQDGTQNGEVTLNEEIFGIEPNENVVYDAIIMQRASLRQGTHAVKNRSAVSGGGRKPWKQKGTGRARQGSIRSPQWVGGGVVFGPTPRSYSYKLNKKVRRLAIKSVLSTKVAEGDLIVVETLNFDAPKTKEFANVLKNLNVDTKVLVVVENDNDFAALSARNLPGVTVVNETGINVLDVVSNNKLVLTQAALSKVEEALK from the coding sequence ATGCCAAACGTAGCCTTATTTAAACAAGATGGAACACAAAACGGTGAAGTAACTTTGAATGAAGAAATCTTTGGGATTGAGCCTAACGAAAACGTTGTTTACGATGCAATCATCATGCAACGCGCTTCTTTAAGACAAGGAACTCACGCAGTGAAAAACCGCAGCGCTGTCAGCGGTGGTGGTCGTAAACCATGGAAACAAAAAGGAACAGGCCGTGCACGCCAAGGTTCAATCCGTTCACCACAATGGGTTGGCGGTGGAGTTGTCTTTGGACCAACACCTCGTTCTTACAGCTATAAATTAAACAAGAAAGTTCGTCGCTTAGCTATCAAATCAGTTCTTTCAACGAAAGTTGCTGAAGGAGACTTGATCGTAGTTGAAACATTGAACTTCGATGCACCAAAAACAAAAGAATTTGCAAATGTGTTGAAAAACCTTAACGTTGATACGAAAGTATTGGTTGTTGTAGAAAACGACAACGATTTTGCAGCATTATCAGCACGTAACCTTCCTGGCGTAACAGTCGTTAACGAAACAGGAATCAACGTATTGGATGTTGTTTCAAACAACAAATTAGTCTTAACACAAGCTGCTCTTTCTAAGGTAGAGGAGGCTCTTAAATAA
- the rplC gene encoding 50S ribosomal protein L3, with the protein MTKGILGKKVGMTQFFTANGELVPVTVIEATPNVVLQVKTNETDGYEAVQLGYQEMREVLSNKPAKGHAAKAKTAPKRFIREFNNVELGEYEVGKEIKVDIFEAGDIVDVTGTTKGHGFQGVIKRHGQSRGPMAHGSRYHRRPGSMGAASFPSRVFKGKKLAGRMGNDRVTIQNLEVVMVDVEKNVILIKGNVPGSKKSLIEIKVARKAANK; encoded by the coding sequence ATGACCAAAGGAATCTTAGGCAAAAAAGTAGGAATGACTCAATTCTTTACTGCAAACGGTGAGTTAGTACCAGTTACAGTTATCGAAGCTACTCCAAACGTTGTTTTACAAGTTAAAACCAACGAAACAGACGGCTACGAAGCGGTACAACTAGGCTACCAAGAAATGCGTGAAGTATTGTCAAACAAACCTGCTAAGGGTCATGCAGCAAAAGCAAAAACTGCTCCTAAGCGCTTCATTCGTGAATTTAACAATGTTGAGCTAGGAGAATACGAAGTAGGAAAAGAAATCAAAGTTGATATCTTTGAAGCAGGCGACATTGTTGATGTCACTGGTACCACTAAAGGACATGGCTTCCAAGGCGTAATCAAACGTCACGGACAAAGCCGCGGACCAATGGCCCACGGATCTCGTTACCATCGTCGTCCGGGTTCAATGGGTGCTGCTTCATTCCCATCCCGCGTATTCAAAGGTAAAAAATTAGCAGGACGTATGGGTAACGACCGCGTTACTATCCAAAACCTTGAAGTCGTTATGGTTGACGTTGAGAAAAACGTTATCCTGATCAAAGGTAACGTACCTGGTTCTAAAAAATCATTGATTGAAATCAAAGTAGCCCGCAAAGCTGCAAACAAATAA
- the rpsJ gene encoding 30S ribosomal protein S10, producing the protein MAKQKIRIRLKAYEHRALDQSADKIVETAKRTGATVSGPIPLPTERSLYTVIRATHKYKDSREQFEMLTHKRLIDIINPTTKTVDALMKLDLPSGVDIEIKL; encoded by the coding sequence ATGGCAAAACAAAAAATACGTATTCGTTTAAAAGCATATGAACACCGTGCTCTTGATCAATCAGCGGATAAAATCGTGGAAACAGCAAAAAGAACGGGAGCTACCGTTTCAGGTCCGATTCCATTGCCGACTGAAAGATCACTATACACAGTGATCCGTGCTACTCACAAGTACAAAGATTCTCGTGAGCAGTTCGAAATGCTTACACACAAACGTCTAATCGACATCATCAACCCAACAACAAAAACTGTTGACGCTTTGATGAAGCTTGACTTACCAAGTGGCGTAGACATCGAAATCAAATTATAA
- a CDS encoding ammonium transporter: MENINYADTTFVFLATTLVLLMTPALSLFYGGMVRKKNILSTTMHSYAAIAVVSIQWILFGYSFVFGGHGPLIGDGSFALLNNVNFVPIDYAPTIPHQLFLMFQLAFAIITPALISGSIAERMKFPAFLAFILLWTTFVYDPIAHWIWGNGGWIRELDALDFAGGSVIHISSGVSALVAAIYIGKRNNHDSIKPHNIPMTMIGAGLLLFGWYGFNAGSALAINDIALNAFLTTNTSAAAAGLSWMLCEWMVHKKPTALGFVSGIVAGLVSITPDAGFVSPFASLLIGLIGGIVCFYGVTILKKKFDYDDALDAFGCHGIGGIWGGIATGIFATSAINPAIEGGLVDGNLRLLIAEIISIAAVVAYAGIVSYFLLKLISQFMQLRVSAEEEEIGLDYAIHGETAYGSIAIALSEPNHSDTDRSVVPGELRSAFQKFQERTFAGNGPELAYANPSLEDLNKSVVVEYQASSSTTGGYATDNKITKIEIITNESKFESLKKALNSIGITGMTVFDVFGYGMQKGHSTYYRGVETEADLLPKIRVEVVVSTVPVQEVVDAARKALYTGNIGDGKIFIYNVENVIRVSTGDEGKKALEYPNE; the protein is encoded by the coding sequence ATGGAGAACATCAATTACGCAGACACAACTTTCGTATTCCTGGCAACCACCCTGGTCCTCTTAATGACACCGGCGCTGTCCCTATTCTATGGAGGGATGGTACGGAAGAAAAATATCCTCAGCACGACGATGCATAGTTATGCAGCCATCGCCGTCGTCTCTATCCAATGGATTCTGTTCGGTTATTCATTTGTATTCGGTGGGCACGGTCCGCTGATCGGTGACGGCTCCTTCGCCCTGCTCAACAACGTAAATTTTGTGCCGATCGACTACGCACCCACGATTCCCCACCAGCTATTCTTGATGTTCCAATTGGCTTTCGCAATCATCACACCGGCTCTGATATCCGGAAGCATCGCGGAACGCATGAAGTTCCCTGCCTTCTTGGCTTTCATCCTGTTGTGGACGACATTCGTCTACGATCCGATCGCCCACTGGATCTGGGGAAATGGCGGCTGGATCCGCGAATTGGATGCACTCGATTTTGCAGGAGGCAGCGTCATCCACATCAGTTCAGGTGTGTCTGCGTTGGTGGCGGCCATCTACATCGGTAAACGAAACAACCATGATTCGATCAAGCCTCATAATATTCCGATGACAATGATCGGTGCTGGTCTTCTTCTCTTCGGTTGGTACGGTTTCAACGCGGGAAGCGCACTGGCCATCAATGACATCGCCTTGAATGCCTTCCTCACAACGAACACTTCCGCAGCTGCCGCTGGTTTGAGCTGGATGCTGTGCGAATGGATGGTCCACAAGAAGCCGACAGCACTCGGATTTGTCAGCGGAATCGTGGCAGGCCTCGTTTCCATCACTCCTGATGCAGGATTCGTCAGCCCGTTTGCTTCCCTTCTGATCGGACTAATCGGCGGGATTGTTTGTTTCTACGGCGTCACTATTCTGAAGAAAAAATTTGATTATGATGATGCGCTTGATGCATTCGGCTGCCACGGCATCGGCGGAATCTGGGGCGGAATCGCAACAGGAATCTTCGCTACAAGTGCGATCAACCCTGCTATCGAAGGTGGTTTAGTGGACGGAAATCTTAGACTGCTTATTGCGGAAATAATCAGCATCGCTGCTGTAGTTGCTTACGCCGGCATCGTATCTTATTTCTTGTTGAAATTGATCAGCCAATTCATGCAACTGCGCGTCTCTGCTGAAGAAGAAGAAATCGGATTGGACTATGCCATCCATGGCGAAACTGCGTACGGCAGCATCGCTATAGCCTTGAGCGAACCGAATCATTCAGATACTGATAGATCTGTCGTGCCTGGCGAATTGAGATCGGCCTTCCAAAAATTCCAGGAGCGCACTTTCGCGGGCAACGGTCCCGAACTGGCTTACGCGAATCCATCTCTTGAAGACCTGAACAAATCAGTGGTTGTGGAATATCAAGCATCCAGTTCAACAACAGGCGGCTACGCTACAGATAATAAAATCACCAAAATTGAAATCATCACGAACGAAAGTAAATTTGAGAGTCTGAAAAAAGCGCTGAACAGCATCGGCATCACTGGCATGACCGTTTTCGACGTATTCGGCTACGGCATGCAAAAAGGCCACTCCACCTATTATCGTGGCGTCGAAACCGAAGCCGACCTGTTGCCGAAGATCCGTGTCGAAGTTGTCGTGAGCACGGTTCCAGTCCAAGAGGTAGTGGACGCTGCCAGAAAAGCTTTGTACACCGGCAACATCGGGGACGGGAAAATTTTCATATATAATGTAGAAAACGTCATCCGCGTCAGCACCGGGGATGAAGGAAAGAAAGCCTTGGAATATCCAAACGAATAA
- the ltrA gene encoding group II intron reverse transcriptase/maturase: MKNAENNRKVGKLQKDKLEAKEYVDVRSNNLGEHMEKYGESLMGLVVSKKNLLSAAKAVRQNKGAAGVDGMTVHEVEAHIIEFYPQLRRKLLDGTYKPHPVRRVEIPKPNGGIRKLGIPVVRDRVVQQAIRQIIEPIIDPHFHPNSHGFRIGKSNHSALKQCVNFYKEGFPVVVDCDLKQCFDTLNHDKLMYYLEQYVHDKAILKIIRKFLLSGVIDLSGEFVESETGAPQGGVISPLLSNVYLHELDKELEQRGHRFVRFADDLVIFVKTKRAGERVLQSVTRFIEKDLKLTVNKDKSKVGSPTRLKFLGCLITTVNGVCRYRPTNAAKKKLVNKLRHLTKRNRPGDFRQISNEINSVTRGWINYFGLGFIKTFIRRIEQWLHRRIRQLILKRWKSSRTKIDRLSKLGLDKDSAKRVGFSRKKHWRLSKTPEVHRALTTKRLHHWGLISLSHLAESAYSRY, translated from the coding sequence ATGAAGAATGCAGAAAACAACCGAAAGGTTGGCAAGCTACAGAAGGATAAGCTGGAAGCGAAAGAATATGTAGATGTGCGGAGTAATAACCTAGGTGAACATATGGAGAAGTATGGTGAGTCCCTCATGGGTCTCGTTGTAAGTAAAAAGAACTTACTCTCGGCTGCTAAAGCGGTTAGACAAAACAAAGGGGCAGCAGGAGTAGACGGAATGACAGTGCATGAAGTGGAAGCCCACATTATCGAGTTCTATCCCCAACTAAGGAGAAAACTATTAGACGGGACATACAAGCCACACCCTGTACGGAGGGTGGAAATCCCGAAACCAAATGGCGGAATACGGAAACTGGGAATACCAGTAGTGCGGGACCGAGTGGTCCAACAGGCCATTAGGCAGATAATAGAACCCATCATTGACCCGCATTTCCATCCGAATAGCCACGGTTTCCGAATAGGGAAAAGTAACCATTCTGCACTAAAACAGTGCGTGAATTTTTACAAAGAAGGCTTTCCCGTAGTGGTTGATTGCGATTTAAAACAGTGCTTCGACACGTTGAATCATGATAAGTTGATGTACTACCTTGAACAGTATGTACACGACAAAGCCATCCTTAAGATTATCCGCAAGTTCCTGTTGAGTGGTGTAATAGACCTGTCCGGCGAATTCGTAGAAAGTGAAACAGGCGCACCGCAAGGTGGCGTAATCTCGCCACTTCTCAGCAATGTTTACTTGCATGAACTGGATAAGGAGTTGGAACAACGAGGGCACCGTTTCGTTCGCTTCGCCGATGACTTAGTAATCTTTGTAAAAACAAAGAGAGCAGGCGAGCGGGTTCTTCAGAGCGTCACTCGCTTTATCGAGAAAGACCTAAAGCTAACCGTCAACAAGGACAAAAGCAAAGTGGGGTCTCCCACCCGTTTAAAGTTCTTGGGTTGTCTGATAACTACTGTGAATGGGGTCTGTCGCTACCGACCGACCAATGCCGCCAAGAAGAAATTAGTCAACAAATTGAGACACTTGACGAAACGAAACCGTCCCGGCGATTTCCGTCAAATTTCTAACGAAATCAACAGTGTCACAAGAGGATGGATCAACTACTTCGGTTTAGGGTTCATTAAAACCTTTATCCGAAGGATTGAACAATGGCTGCATCGCAGAATCAGACAACTTATTCTTAAACGATGGAAAAGCTCACGTACGAAAATTGACAGACTATCCAAGCTTGGTCTCGATAAAGATAGCGCAAAGCGCGTCGGATTCTCCAGAAAGAAACACTGGAGGCTCTCCAAAACGCCTGAAGTTCATCGGGCACTTACGACGAAAAGACTCCACCATTGGGGCTTAATTTCATTAAGCCACCTGGCAGAGTCTGCTTACTCAAGATACTGA
- the tuf gene encoding elongation factor Tu, translating into MAKVKFDRSKPHVNVGTIGHVDHGKTTLTAAITTVLAKKGFAEASNYAAIDNAPEERERGITINTSHVEYSTETRHYAHVDCPGHADYVKNMITGAAQMDGAILVVSAADGPMPQTREHILLSRQVGVPYIVVFLNKVDMVDDEELLELVEMEVRDLLTEYDFPGDDVPVISGSALKALEGDESYEEKILELMAAVDEYIPTPTRDTDKPFMMPIEDVFSITGRGTVATGRVERGQVRVGDEVEIVGIAEETKKTVVTGVEMFRKLLDYAEAGDNVGALLRGVTREQIQRGQVLAKPGSITPHTTFSAEVYVLSKEEGGRHTPFFTNYRPQFYFRTTDVTGVCNLPEGVEMVMPGDNVTMEVELIHPIAIEEGTKFSIREGGRTVGAGVVASISK; encoded by the coding sequence ATGGCAAAAGTAAAATTCGACCGTTCAAAACCCCATGTTAACGTTGGTACAATCGGACACGTTGACCATGGTAAAACAACATTAACAGCAGCTATCACAACAGTTTTAGCTAAAAAAGGGTTCGCTGAAGCATCTAACTATGCTGCAATCGACAACGCTCCAGAAGAAAGAGAACGTGGTATCACGATCAACACTTCTCACGTTGAATACTCAACTGAAACTCGTCACTACGCTCACGTAGACTGCCCAGGCCACGCGGACTATGTTAAAAACATGATCACTGGTGCTGCACAAATGGACGGCGCTATCTTAGTAGTTTCTGCTGCTGATGGTCCAATGCCACAAACTCGCGAGCACATCCTGTTGTCTCGTCAAGTTGGTGTTCCTTACATCGTAGTATTCTTGAACAAAGTCGACATGGTTGACGACGAAGAATTATTAGAATTAGTTGAAATGGAAGTTCGTGACCTGTTGACAGAATACGATTTCCCTGGCGACGATGTTCCTGTAATTTCTGGTTCTGCTTTGAAAGCTTTGGAAGGCGACGAGTCTTACGAAGAAAAAATCTTGGAATTGATGGCAGCTGTTGACGAGTACATCCCAACTCCAACTCGTGACACTGACAAACCATTCATGATGCCTATCGAGGACGTATTCTCAATCACTGGACGTGGTACTGTTGCTACAGGCCGTGTTGAGCGTGGACAAGTCCGCGTTGGTGACGAAGTTGAAATCGTCGGTATTGCTGAAGAAACTAAGAAAACAGTTGTTACCGGTGTTGAAATGTTCCGTAAATTATTGGATTACGCTGAAGCTGGCGATAACGTAGGAGCTTTGTTACGTGGTGTTACACGTGAGCAAATCCAACGTGGTCAAGTATTGGCTAAACCAGGTTCAATCACTCCACATACAACTTTCTCTGCTGAAGTTTATGTACTTTCAAAAGAAGAAGGCGGACGTCACACTCCATTCTTCACAAACTACCGTCCACAATTCTACTTCCGTACAACTGACGTTACAGGCGTATGTAACTTACCAGAAGGCGTTGAAATGGTAATGCCTGGCGATAACGTTACTATGGAAGTTGAACTGATCCACCCAATCGCTATCGAAGAAGGAACTAAGTTCTCTATTCGTGAAGGCGGCCGTACTGTAGGCGCTGGCGTTGTAGCTTCAATCTCTAAATAA